One window of Dyadobacter sandarakinus genomic DNA carries:
- a CDS encoding medium chain dehydrogenase/reductase family protein yields the protein MESLTKNGNSMEVNTGNLQNITNSEQTSFNTTEVIMPGIVEPEGFLVKTRVLNAPAAGQVSVKVEASGISFAEQSMRRGRYYEQPKFPFVPGYDLVGTVAATGPGVDPALLGKRVVALTKTGGWASYTLLSAIDLLPIPEDIDPLEAETLIVNGITAWQMLHNKARIQRGQTILVHGANGGVGTILTQLALHAGVRVIGTASPRHHEALRAQGVEPIDYNDTDLAGSVLKLAPGGVDAVFDHLGGASFARSFGLLAKGGVLVCYAIASELKETGNVLMPFVKVLVQLAWWNMLPNGRKAYFYNIWDGKGTEKFQGQLRDSFAALTTLLASGVLKPQIAARFPLTQITAAMKLAESRTAYGKVVLVP from the coding sequence ATGGAATCCTTAACAAAAAATGGAAACAGTATGGAGGTTAATACCGGTAATCTCCAAAACATTACAAATTCAGAGCAAACCAGCTTTAACACGACCGAAGTAATCATGCCGGGTATCGTTGAGCCGGAGGGTTTCCTGGTTAAAACCCGTGTGCTTAATGCCCCTGCTGCCGGTCAGGTAAGTGTAAAAGTGGAAGCCAGCGGCATCAGTTTTGCCGAGCAGTCCATGCGTCGCGGCAGGTATTATGAGCAGCCCAAATTCCCTTTCGTTCCGGGTTATGACCTGGTTGGCACAGTAGCCGCAACTGGCCCCGGCGTTGATCCCGCTTTACTGGGCAAACGCGTTGTGGCCCTGACAAAAACCGGCGGCTGGGCAAGTTACACGCTGCTTTCCGCCATCGACCTGTTGCCTATACCAGAAGATATTGATCCGCTCGAAGCTGAAACATTAATTGTGAACGGCATTACGGCCTGGCAAATGTTGCATAACAAAGCCCGGATCCAGCGCGGACAGACGATCCTCGTTCACGGTGCCAATGGTGGCGTCGGAACAATTCTCACACAACTGGCCCTTCATGCTGGCGTCCGGGTAATTGGAACTGCCTCACCCCGTCACCATGAAGCGTTGCGGGCACAAGGTGTGGAACCCATAGACTATAATGATACGGATTTGGCTGGGAGCGTACTAAAACTTGCACCCGGCGGTGTCGATGCCGTGTTTGACCATCTGGGCGGCGCAAGCTTTGCCAGATCTTTTGGCCTGCTTGCCAAAGGCGGCGTGCTGGTTTGCTATGCCATTGCCTCGGAATTAAAGGAAACCGGCAATGTCCTGATGCCGTTTGTAAAAGTGCTGGTACAATTAGCGTGGTGGAACATGCTGCCTAATGGTCGCAAAGCTTATTTCTACAATATCTGGGACGGAAAAGGCACCGAAAAATTTCAAGGGCAGCTTAGAGACAGTTTTGCAGCGCTCACGACATTGCTGGCCAGCGGAGTACTCAAACCGCAAATTGCCGCCCGGTTTCCCTTGACCCAAATCACAGCCGCCATGAAATTAGCCGAATCGCGGACGGCTTACGGCAAGGTTGTGCTTGTACCTTGA
- a CDS encoding alpha/beta hydrolase, translating to MNLKNISITLLTLALSLTLRVTVDAQTSEEKPLWPSGIKDNPVKYTGEEVVDFDVNPQSLSKKNRVFRKVSNPTYVLHLPPPGKETGVAVVICPGGGFVDNWFDREGTDLALWLKERGVASLVLKYRLNTRDSTKNFVISRDTYLEAAFDDARQAIITLRKDASKLKIDPNKIGIAGFSAGGTLAVELATADEGSKSTGQVSWKPNFAGLFYAAFLKNYSVTKESCPPIFIINAHDDKLTTAAKSVDFYSSLLKAGIPAEMHIYNKGAHGFAMDFTKGETLKYWPDSFVGWLTDIGMIQKK from the coding sequence ATGAACCTGAAAAACATATCAATAACACTTTTAACACTCGCCCTTTCGCTTACCCTGCGAGTGACCGTTGATGCACAGACATCCGAAGAAAAGCCACTCTGGCCGTCGGGCATCAAAGATAATCCCGTGAAATATACGGGCGAGGAGGTGGTGGATTTCGATGTAAATCCGCAGTCACTTTCCAAAAAGAACCGCGTCTTTCGCAAGGTATCCAATCCGACATATGTGCTTCATCTGCCGCCGCCCGGAAAGGAGACCGGGGTCGCCGTAGTGATCTGTCCCGGCGGCGGTTTTGTAGATAACTGGTTCGATCGGGAAGGCACAGACCTGGCGCTTTGGCTGAAAGAGCGGGGCGTGGCATCCTTGGTTTTAAAATATCGTCTGAATACCAGGGACAGCACCAAAAACTTTGTAATATCCAGAGATACCTATCTTGAAGCTGCATTCGATGACGCCAGGCAGGCCATCATTACTTTGCGAAAAGATGCATCCAAACTTAAAATCGATCCCAACAAAATTGGCATAGCAGGTTTTTCGGCTGGTGGAACATTGGCGGTAGAACTCGCCACAGCAGACGAAGGCAGTAAGAGCACCGGCCAGGTTAGCTGGAAACCCAATTTTGCTGGTCTTTTTTATGCTGCATTTCTTAAAAATTATTCGGTTACAAAGGAAAGTTGTCCACCCATTTTTATCATCAATGCCCACGATGATAAGTTGACCACGGCCGCCAAAAGTGTTGACTTTTATTCATCCTTGCTGAAAGCAGGAATCCCGGCTGAAATGCATATTTACAACAAAGGTGCTCACGGATTCGCCATGGATTTTACAAAAGGAGAAACCCTGAAATACTGGCCTGACAGTTTTGTTGGGTGGTTAACGGATATTGGGATGATTCAGAAGAAGTGA
- a CDS encoding alpha-galactosidase yields MYKHIFTSVFLGILGTSSFAQQAPIIIPIETRQNVLVLQTDRENHLGITYFGKKLSQPAEYKLIPSQSRQRDGNAGIYNSGYTPAGTWNVSEPALQLTHGDGNKSLDLIYASHNTKKENDNVSLTSIVLKDPVYAVEVTLFYKIYFQENVVEQWSVIKSEEKKSITLQKYASANLYFIAKDYYLTHYNGTWAKEMNPEEEQLTAGIRVLDSKLGTRANLYQSPSFSLSFDKPATETEGKVLLGTLAWTGNFKMEFEVDSYHNLRLIAGINPYASEYPLTSKQEFKTPSFIYTFSENGKGEASRNLHNWARKYRVLDGEGTRMTLLNNWEATYFDFNQDKLSELFKDGKKLGVDLFLLDDGWFANKYPRNGDGAGLGDWQENVKKLPNGIGYLVKEAQKTGIKFGIWVEPEMVNPKSELYEKHPDWVIKQPQRPEHYMRNQLPLDLSNPEVQDFVYGILDQLFTENPVIAYIKWDCNATMFNAYSAYLEKSKQSQGKLYVDYVKGLYKVLEKLRAKYPKVPMMLCSGGGGRADYEALKYFTEFWPSDNTDPLERVFMQWEYSYFFPAITMSAHVTDWGKQPLKFRTDVAMMGRLGYDIVVSHLNEKDLQFSQQAVVNYNAIKDIIFQGDLFRLVDPKKNDYAALMFAAKNKSKAILFSYLVGNRNGDGSDTPIRLEGLDAAKNYKVKELNLYPGTKSAIQEDQVYSGEYLMTAGFNPVVNAGRASVVIEIEAM; encoded by the coding sequence GTGTATAAGCATATTTTTACCAGTGTTTTTCTTGGAATTTTAGGAACCAGTTCCTTTGCCCAGCAAGCGCCAATCATCATTCCGATAGAAACCAGACAAAATGTTCTGGTGCTGCAAACAGATCGGGAAAACCATTTGGGCATCACCTATTTTGGAAAAAAATTAAGTCAGCCAGCGGAGTACAAACTCATTCCATCGCAGAGCCGTCAACGCGACGGAAATGCGGGCATTTACAATTCGGGTTATACGCCTGCGGGAACCTGGAATGTGTCCGAACCCGCGCTGCAACTGACGCATGGCGATGGAAACAAATCATTGGATTTGATTTATGCAAGCCACAATACGAAAAAGGAAAATGACAATGTAAGCCTGACGAGCATTGTATTGAAAGACCCGGTGTATGCGGTGGAAGTGACGCTTTTTTACAAAATCTATTTCCAGGAAAATGTGGTGGAGCAATGGAGTGTCATTAAAAGCGAAGAAAAGAAATCCATTACGCTTCAAAAGTACGCTTCCGCGAATCTCTATTTCATTGCCAAAGATTATTATCTCACGCATTACAATGGAACCTGGGCCAAAGAAATGAACCCGGAAGAGGAACAATTGACAGCCGGAATCCGGGTGTTGGATTCCAAACTTGGAACACGCGCCAACCTTTATCAGTCGCCTAGTTTCTCCCTTTCATTTGATAAACCTGCCACGGAAACCGAAGGAAAAGTTTTATTAGGAACATTGGCCTGGACTGGCAATTTCAAGATGGAATTCGAGGTTGATTCTTACCATAATTTGCGGTTGATCGCCGGAATCAATCCCTATGCATCAGAATATCCGCTGACTTCAAAACAGGAATTCAAAACGCCTTCTTTTATTTATACATTCTCAGAAAATGGGAAAGGAGAAGCCAGCCGTAACCTGCATAACTGGGCCAGAAAATATCGCGTGCTGGATGGCGAAGGCACCCGAATGACGCTTTTGAACAACTGGGAAGCCACTTACTTTGATTTTAACCAGGACAAACTTTCTGAGCTTTTCAAAGATGGGAAGAAGCTGGGCGTTGACCTGTTTTTGCTGGACGATGGCTGGTTTGCCAATAAATATCCAAGAAATGGTGACGGGGCCGGTTTGGGAGATTGGCAGGAAAATGTCAAGAAGTTGCCCAATGGAATTGGTTATCTGGTCAAGGAAGCACAAAAAACGGGAATCAAATTCGGGATTTGGGTGGAACCTGAAATGGTCAATCCAAAAAGTGAATTGTATGAAAAACATCCGGATTGGGTGATCAAACAGCCGCAGCGCCCGGAACATTATATGCGAAATCAGCTCCCGCTGGATTTGTCCAATCCCGAAGTACAGGATTTTGTTTATGGCATTCTGGATCAACTTTTTACCGAAAATCCGGTGATCGCCTATATTAAATGGGATTGCAATGCGACCATGTTTAATGCGTATTCCGCCTACCTTGAAAAAAGCAAGCAAAGTCAGGGCAAGCTTTATGTGGATTATGTAAAAGGGTTATATAAAGTTCTGGAAAAATTGCGTGCTAAATATCCCAAAGTCCCGATGATGCTTTGCTCCGGCGGAGGCGGTCGCGCTGATTACGAAGCGCTGAAATATTTTACAGAATTCTGGCCGAGCGATAATACCGATCCTTTGGAAAGGGTCTTTATGCAATGGGAATATTCGTATTTCTTTCCCGCTATTACCATGAGTGCGCACGTGACGGATTGGGGCAAACAACCCTTAAAATTCCGTACCGATGTGGCCATGATGGGTCGGTTGGGTTATGACATTGTGGTCAGTCATCTGAATGAAAAGGATTTGCAATTCAGCCAGCAAGCTGTTGTGAATTACAATGCTATAAAAGATATCATTTTCCAGGGCGATCTTTTCCGATTGGTTGACCCCAAGAAAAATGATTACGCCGCGCTGATGTTTGCTGCAAAAAACAAATCCAAAGCGATTCTATTTTCTTACCTGGTTGGAAACAGAAATGGAGACGGCTCCGACACGCCGATCAGATTGGAAGGATTGGATGCAGCAAAAAACTATAAAGTAAAAGAATTGAATCTGTATCCCGGAACGAAATCGGCTATCCAGGAAGATCAGGTTTATTCCGGGGAATATCTGATGACTGCTGGGTTTAATCCGGTTGTGAATGCGGGGAGAGCAAGCGTGGTGATTGAAATTGAGGCAATGTAG
- a CDS encoding PQQ-dependent sugar dehydrogenase encodes MKPVQLCAALLSLLLNTETSFAQTPKKPESNRFAKVVLGQRLEEPMQFQVLKDGRVLYAERKGKLKVFDPKSQAMETVAEFAVSTKYVNKAGEVTEGEDGMQGVILDPDYEKNHWIYIYYSLAGDEAKNVLVRYEWHGKELSESSRKVMLEVPVQREECCHVGGGMLFDKDKNLYLTTGDNTFSRASDGFAPLDERPGESPRDSQKSSPNTNDLRGKILRIHPEPDGSYTIPKGNLFPPGTSQTKPEIYTMGNRNPWRPTIDSKTGWLYWGEVGPDGSRDDIEKRGPQSYDEFNRAKGPGFYGWPYFVANNKAYVKYDFATKISGAPFDPAHPVNNSPNSSGLKELPAAQPAFIWYSKAQSQEFPLMESGGNSAVGGPVFRKDDFKNASRLFPEYYEGKWFITDWVRGWINVVEMDANGEYKSMERFLPDLKLKGPIDMKFGPDGDLYVLEYGNGYFKDNPEAELIRIEYNSGNRKPLVEASASKTAGALPMQVTLSSEGTKDFDEDDALQYEWVVRKNNAVFKTLKEADPSITFTTPGTYQATLTVTDKAGEKNSKSVEIRAGNEPPVVDFKITKGNSTFYFPGKSIQYEVLVNDKEDGSLANKKILPSQVSVSTNYLSEGFNLTRIAQKQMSVDASAQYATAISLINNGDCKACHAINEKVLGPSFTAVSAKYKGDPNAVASLSKKILNGGSGVWGDAFMPAHPTMAESDVKGIVRYIMSLSDAPKPAKTLPVKGTYTTAVPKSDTEGSFIFRAAYADRGTKMAASQSSEVTVILRNPIVPVTLADQVKDISFNNDSTIAFVRNSGASFRLKALDLTGIRQIEVVRASGRNAPTPPAGTIEAHAGSADGMLLGKFSGEYSDTMIFDIAAGAASGVKDVYFTFTGAPIRIKAIWFAAGE; translated from the coding sequence ATGAAGCCCGTGCAACTTTGTGCTGCATTGCTGAGCTTGCTTTTAAATACTGAAACTTCCTTTGCACAAACACCTAAAAAACCCGAAAGCAACCGGTTCGCCAAAGTGGTTCTGGGGCAAAGGCTTGAAGAGCCCATGCAGTTTCAGGTTTTGAAAGATGGAAGGGTGCTCTATGCGGAGCGAAAAGGCAAGTTGAAGGTGTTCGACCCAAAGTCGCAAGCCATGGAAACAGTGGCTGAGTTTGCCGTCAGCACAAAATATGTAAACAAGGCAGGCGAAGTGACCGAGGGTGAAGATGGGATGCAGGGCGTGATCCTGGATCCTGATTATGAGAAAAACCATTGGATTTACATTTACTATTCATTGGCTGGCGACGAGGCCAAAAACGTGCTGGTGCGCTATGAATGGCATGGTAAGGAATTATCGGAAAGTTCTAGAAAGGTGATGCTGGAAGTACCGGTGCAGCGTGAGGAATGCTGCCACGTGGGCGGAGGGATGCTTTTTGACAAAGACAAGAACCTGTATCTGACTACGGGTGATAATACATTTTCCCGTGCTTCGGACGGTTTCGCACCCCTGGACGAAAGACCCGGAGAATCACCCCGGGATTCGCAAAAATCGTCCCCAAATACGAATGATTTAAGAGGGAAAATCCTGCGTATCCATCCCGAACCGGACGGTAGCTACACCATTCCAAAAGGCAATCTTTTTCCTCCGGGAACGTCGCAGACTAAACCCGAAATTTATACCATGGGCAACAGAAACCCGTGGCGGCCCACAATCGATTCGAAGACGGGGTGGCTTTACTGGGGAGAAGTCGGCCCGGACGGGTCCCGCGACGACATCGAAAAACGCGGCCCGCAATCATACGATGAATTCAACCGCGCCAAAGGGCCGGGATTTTACGGATGGCCGTATTTCGTAGCCAATAACAAGGCTTACGTGAAATATGACTTCGCCACCAAAATTTCCGGGGCGCCCTTTGATCCTGCACATCCGGTCAACAATTCTCCCAACAGCTCCGGCTTAAAAGAGCTTCCTGCTGCACAGCCGGCATTTATCTGGTATTCCAAAGCGCAAAGTCAGGAATTTCCGCTGATGGAAAGTGGCGGAAATAGTGCGGTAGGCGGGCCGGTTTTCAGAAAAGATGATTTCAAAAATGCGTCGCGACTATTCCCGGAATATTACGAAGGAAAATGGTTTATCACCGACTGGGTACGCGGCTGGATCAATGTGGTGGAAATGGATGCAAACGGCGAATACAAATCCATGGAGCGCTTTCTGCCTGATCTGAAATTAAAAGGGCCGATCGACATGAAGTTCGGGCCTGACGGTGACCTGTATGTGCTCGAATATGGAAACGGATATTTTAAAGATAACCCGGAGGCCGAACTGATCCGGATTGAATACAACAGCGGAAACAGGAAACCATTGGTAGAAGCATCAGCCAGCAAAACGGCAGGCGCACTTCCCATGCAGGTTACGCTGTCTTCGGAGGGCACGAAAGACTTTGACGAAGACGACGCGCTGCAATATGAATGGGTGGTGAGAAAAAACAATGCGGTTTTCAAAACATTGAAAGAGGCTGATCCGTCCATCACTTTTACTACGCCGGGCACATATCAAGCAACCCTGACTGTCACGGATAAAGCCGGGGAGAAGAATTCCAAATCGGTTGAAATCAGGGCTGGTAATGAACCTCCGGTGGTAGATTTTAAGATAACAAAAGGAAACTCCACTTTCTATTTTCCTGGAAAAAGCATCCAGTATGAAGTGCTTGTAAATGATAAGGAAGATGGAAGTCTGGCAAACAAGAAAATATTGCCTTCGCAGGTTTCTGTTAGTACCAACTATTTGTCAGAGGGCTTTAATCTGACGAGGATTGCGCAAAAGCAAATGAGCGTAGATGCTTCTGCGCAATACGCAACTGCGATTTCGCTGATTAATAATGGCGATTGCAAGGCTTGTCATGCCATTAATGAAAAGGTACTGGGACCTTCATTTACGGCAGTTTCCGCGAAATACAAGGGTGATCCAAATGCAGTAGCAAGCTTGTCCAAAAAAATACTAAATGGTGGTTCGGGCGTGTGGGGCGATGCATTTATGCCCGCACACCCTACCATGGCTGAAAGCGACGTAAAAGGGATTGTCCGCTACATTATGAGCTTGTCGGATGCGCCGAAACCGGCCAAAACTTTACCTGTAAAAGGCACCTATACTACGGCTGTTCCCAAAAGTGATACGGAAGGCAGTTTCATATTCCGCGCTGCATATGCGGACCGTGGTACAAAAATGGCGGCCTCGCAATCCTCGGAAGTAACTGTGATTCTCCGGAATCCCATTGTGCCGGTCACATTGGCTGACCAGGTGAAAGACATCAGTTTCAACAATGATAGTACAATAGCATTTGTCAGGAATTCCGGCGCGTCTTTCAGGCTCAAAGCATTGGATCTGACGGGTATCAGGCAAATTGAAGTGGTCCGTGCTTCCGGCCGGAATGCACCGACGCCTCCTGCGGGAACGATCGAGGCGCATGCAGGGAGCGCAGATGGAATGCTGTTAGGTAAGTTTTCGGGTGAATACAGTGATACAATGATTTTTGACATCGCCGCTGGCGCAGCATCTGGTGTAAAAGATGTTTATTTTACCTTTACCGGAGCTCCGATCAGAATCAAGGCTATCTGGTTCGCGGCAGGGGAGTAA
- a CDS encoding serine hydrolase, which yields MVYNKAFGYKDVENKVPAAVDDHYILFSQTKAVTTIPFMTLVEKGLVPVDDPVSKYFPGISDQVATASKEDGAYQIFK from the coding sequence GTGGTTTATAACAAAGCATTTGGCTACAAAGACGTTGAAAACAAGGTTCCCGCAGCTGTGGATGATCACTATATCCTGTTTTCTCAAACCAAAGCTGTAACGACCATACCTTTTATGACGCTGGTGGAGAAAGGCCTGGTTCCGGTGGATGATCCGGTTTCTAAATATTTCCCCGGGATCTCCGATCAGGTGGCGACAGCTAGTAAAGAGGATGGAGCTTATCAAATTTTCAAATAG
- a CDS encoding oxidoreductase encodes MENRKTWFVTGASKGLGLTLVKQLLQAGHQVAATSRNTASLVEAVGFQGDAFLPLSVELGSDESVAAAIGQADQHFGRIDVVVNNAGYGIGGSMEELTDKEVRDSFDINVFGTINVIRHVLPVMRRQGSGHIINISSIAGIAPSAGWSIYGAAKHAVIGLTEVLADDVRHLGIKVTLVAPGAFRTNFNNPDSLVLSQRKIDAYSEVRSLQEKFAAKSGTQLGDPAKAAKAMIEVTEMAQPPLYLLLGSDAYARAFSKMDLLSSAYKQWEALTKSTDFD; translated from the coding sequence ATGGAAAACAGAAAAACATGGTTTGTCACAGGCGCTTCAAAAGGCCTGGGATTGACATTAGTGAAGCAGTTATTACAGGCAGGGCACCAGGTAGCGGCTACTTCCCGCAACACAGCCAGCCTCGTTGAGGCAGTCGGCTTTCAGGGCGATGCATTTTTACCATTAAGTGTGGAACTGGGCAGCGACGAAAGTGTCGCGGCTGCCATCGGGCAGGCGGATCAGCATTTCGGCCGGATCGACGTGGTGGTCAACAATGCCGGTTACGGCATCGGCGGGAGTATGGAAGAGCTGACGGACAAGGAAGTCCGCGATAGTTTTGACATCAATGTATTCGGTACGATTAATGTCATCCGCCACGTTTTGCCTGTGATGCGCAGGCAGGGATCGGGTCACATCATCAACATTTCTTCGATCGCTGGTATTGCCCCGAGTGCAGGGTGGTCCATTTACGGCGCCGCCAAGCACGCAGTGATCGGCCTGACCGAAGTGCTGGCCGACGATGTCCGTCACCTCGGCATCAAAGTGACGCTGGTGGCCCCCGGCGCTTTTCGCACAAACTTCAACAATCCGGATTCGCTGGTATTGTCGCAGCGCAAAATTGATGCTTATTCGGAAGTACGGTCCTTGCAGGAAAAGTTTGCGGCCAAGAGCGGCACGCAGCTAGGCGATCCAGCAAAAGCTGCAAAGGCCATGATTGAAGTGACCGAAATGGCACAGCCACCTTTGTATTTACTTTTGGGTAGCGACGCTTATGCGCGAGCATTTAGTAAAATGGACCTTCTTTCGTCAGCCTACAAGCAATGGGAAGCATTGACGAAGTCGACCGATTTCGATTGA
- a CDS encoding helix-turn-helix domain-containing protein gives MLKTQTLDAFYAFKFDDAPPEPGAGDFNVFRLDLSDGLSHTMPYARYDFYKIMLIRGRHRCHYATKSIEFDGSTLLFFNPATPYSFERLDTDSTGFFCIFKEAFFIENLRNGIGHLRMFEPENKSVYHLDERQDQEVAALFEKMLNEVHSDYRFRFDLIRNHVSELIHLALKMMPDEQLYQHPDTNARITSIFIKLLESQLPIQSKDQCIWMRSAGDFADRLSVHVNHLNRAVRTATGKTTTAHIAERIVAEATALLKHTDWNVSEISYCLGFAQPAHFAYFFRKQTKLTPSAVRDV, from the coding sequence ATGCTGAAAACTCAAACCCTGGACGCCTTTTACGCATTTAAATTCGACGATGCACCGCCGGAACCAGGCGCGGGGGACTTTAATGTTTTTCGACTGGATCTTTCCGATGGGCTTTCCCATACCATGCCCTATGCCCGCTACGATTTCTACAAGATTATGCTGATCCGAGGCAGGCACCGCTGCCATTATGCAACCAAGAGCATCGAGTTCGATGGCAGTACGCTTCTGTTTTTCAATCCTGCGACGCCTTACAGTTTTGAACGGCTGGATACCGACTCGACCGGGTTTTTTTGCATTTTTAAAGAAGCCTTTTTCATAGAAAATCTGAGAAATGGCATCGGTCACCTGCGGATGTTTGAGCCTGAGAATAAGTCGGTGTACCATTTGGATGAAAGGCAGGATCAGGAAGTGGCCGCGCTGTTTGAGAAAATGCTGAATGAGGTTCATTCAGATTATCGTTTCCGGTTTGATCTGATACGAAACCATGTGTCCGAACTCATCCATTTGGCATTGAAAATGATGCCTGACGAGCAGTTATACCAACATCCCGATACCAATGCGCGGATTACCTCGATTTTCATAAAGCTGCTTGAAAGCCAGCTTCCGATTCAATCCAAGGATCAATGCATATGGATGCGGTCAGCGGGAGATTTTGCCGACAGGCTTTCCGTGCATGTAAACCACCTGAACCGCGCTGTCCGCACGGCTACCGGAAAGACGACGACAGCCCACATTGCCGAGCGCATCGTCGCCGAAGCCACCGCATTGTTAAAGCATACGGATTGGAATGTGTCCGAAATCAGTTATTGCCTCGGTTTCGCGCAGCCAGCCCATTTTGCCTATTTTTTCAGGAAACAAACCAAGCTTACGCCCAGCGCCGTGCGGGATGTTTGA
- a CDS encoding helix-turn-helix domain-containing protein, giving the protein MAHTTSNPKIHEGRNLKRFRELLGLKQDAMAFELGEDWNQQKISLLEQREKIDNDILEQVAAILKIPAEAIRNFDENQAINIITTTFNDQAVGSSVNYGTIQKDPIDKLMQLHEEKIALYERMLKEKDEMMGRLERLIGGR; this is encoded by the coding sequence ATGGCACATACTACCTCCAATCCGAAGATCCACGAAGGGCGCAACTTGAAGAGATTCAGGGAGCTTCTCGGCCTGAAACAAGACGCAATGGCATTTGAGCTCGGCGAAGATTGGAACCAGCAAAAGATTTCGCTACTTGAACAGAGGGAAAAGATTGATAATGATATTTTAGAGCAGGTGGCGGCGATTCTGAAAATCCCGGCTGAGGCGATTCGGAATTTTGATGAAAATCAGGCAATCAATATTATTACCACTACTTTCAATGATCAAGCTGTCGGAAGCTCTGTGAATTACGGGACTATACAAAAGGATCCAATTGACAAGTTAATGCAGCTTCATGAGGAGAAGATTGCTTTGTATGAGCGGATGTTGAAGGAGAAGGATGAGATGATGGGGAGGTTGGAGCGGTTGATTGGGGGGAGGTGA
- a CDS encoding type II toxin-antitoxin system RelE/ParE family toxin: MIVSYRHKGLELYATRGDRSKLQQQHIPRIKLILTRLDAANAPDKMNEVGYHFHALKGDLKGFYSVRVSGNWRIIFRFVGENAADVDFVDYH, translated from the coding sequence ATGATCGTAAGTTACCGACATAAAGGCTTGGAGCTTTACGCGACCAGGGGCGACCGTTCAAAGTTACAGCAACAGCATATTCCCAGAATAAAACTAATTTTGACCCGTTTAGATGCGGCAAATGCACCAGACAAAATGAATGAAGTAGGGTATCATTTTCACGCCCTAAAAGGGGATTTAAAAGGGTTTTATTCGGTCAGGGTATCAGGAAACTGGCGTATTATTTTTCGTTTTGTCGGGGAGAATGCCGCAGATGTTGATTTTGTAGATTATCACTAA
- a CDS encoding HigA family addiction module antitoxin, with amino-acid sequence MALFDPAHAGELIRETLDGIYEETGQKLTVEQVAKILGTTRKTLSAIINGKSAVSPEMAIRLGAAFPNTDAEFWLAVQKNYDLAQARKRVDASKIRAIWEPKVLQPA; translated from the coding sequence ATGGCTTTATTTGATCCAGCCCATGCGGGCGAGCTTATTAGAGAAACCCTTGACGGGATTTATGAGGAAACGGGGCAAAAACTTACTGTTGAGCAGGTGGCCAAAATATTGGGAACAACCCGCAAAACGCTGTCTGCGATTATCAATGGAAAATCCGCGGTATCGCCAGAAATGGCAATTCGATTAGGTGCTGCATTCCCTAACACGGATGCCGAGTTTTGGTTAGCCGTACAGAAAAATTATGATCTTGCACAAGCGAGGAAGCGTGTGGATGCTTCTAAAATTCGTGCGATTTGGGAGCCGAAGGTGTTGCAACCAGCCTAG
- a CDS encoding DUF4145 domain-containing protein produces MSAFNLYWMDTASCANKVRVVVEKMMDDLKIKKTYTSSRSRKSYSLHQRIEFFKTKYPQFADSVMAIKWIGNSGSHNNDPINKNDILDAFEILNYVLADLYETHKKRIHRLTKTINKRKKPVGLRLSRKPPF; encoded by the coding sequence ATTAGTGCCTTCAATTTATATTGGATGGATACTGCATCATGTGCAAATAAAGTTCGTGTTGTTGTCGAAAAAATGATGGATGACTTGAAAATTAAAAAAACATACACATCCTCAAGAAGCAGAAAATCTTATTCTCTCCATCAACGAATAGAGTTTTTTAAAACTAAATATCCTCAATTTGCTGACTCTGTGATGGCTATAAAGTGGATTGGAAACTCTGGAAGCCACAATAATGACCCGATAAATAAAAATGACATTTTAGACGCATTTGAGATTTTAAATTATGTATTGGCAGATTTATACGAAACTCATAAAAAGAGAATTCATAGACTGACCAAAACTATTAACAAAAGGAAAAAACCGGTTGGCTTGCGGCTTAGTCGAAAACCTCCTTTCTGA
- a CDS encoding helix-turn-helix transcriptional regulator, with the protein MRKLGMSQKDLSEKLQVTPQTVNSRVKGNSNFTIETIVRIEEVLGVELIGV; encoded by the coding sequence TTGCGAAAGCTTGGCATGAGCCAGAAGGATTTATCGGAGAAGTTGCAGGTAACACCTCAAACTGTGAATTCCCGGGTGAAAGGGAATAGCAATTTTACAATTGAGACGATTGTGCGGATTGAGGAGGTTTTGGGTGTGGAGTTGATTGGGGTTTAG